The genomic stretch GACACTGCAGTAGATGAGATAATAAAATTAATAAAAAATGGTACTCCTTTATATGATATAGGTATAATATTTTCGGATATTCAAAAATACAGCGATATAGTTTCAAGAAGATTAAAAGAATGTTCTATCAAGTTTAATGAAAGAAGGGCTAATTTTGTTTGGAAAGTGCCTATAATACCAGTGCTTACTTCTATATTTTCTATACTTGATAAATATAATGGTGAGCTTAATATAGACGCTTTAATAAAGGTTCTCTCCTCTTCATATATGAAAAATCTTGATGGATTAAATCCTTATAATATAAGAGACTTGATTTATTCTTATGATAAGTATGATAAATATAATTCAGTAGAGATATATTCAAAGATGGCTTTTAATGATTTCAAAGATAAAATAGCGAGAAAGTTTAATAACAATAATACTTCAAAAACTATAATAGAGTTTATTGATTTACTTAATATATTGGTATCAAAGAAAACTTATAAAGAAATAGGGCTTGCTTATATAAATATTTTAAAATTTTTAAAAATTGGTTCTATGTCTTATGATGATGAATATGAAAAGGAATATTATAATAGAGATAATGAGGCATTGGCAATTTTTATTGATTTAGTGCTTACAATATCATATACTGAAGAGATAGAAACTATAGAAAATGAGAGTATAAGTCATTTTGATTTTCAAACTGCTTTGAATGTATTATTAAGAGATAAGTCTCTTATGGACAATGATGATAAAGAAATTTCTCTTACTGTAAGCAATTTATATGATGCTAGGGGACTTAGATTTAAGCATTTATTTATATTGGGCATGAATAATGATTTTATAAACAGAAGACCTAATGTATTTTTTATAAGTGAGAAATTGAGAGAAAGTATCAATAAAGATTTGAAAAAGCATGCATTTAATACTCAGCATTATTTATCAGATATTTCTTATGCTTTATTTTTGAATATATTATCTTACTGCTATGAAGAAACTCATGTTTATTTTTCTTTCAGATTAAAAGATGATAATGGTAATTTGGAAGTTCCTTTTTATTATCTGGAAGATTTATATAATGAAATGTATCATAATGATTTTAAATTTGATAATTTAAAAGAAAACGGACTTATATACAGAAAAGAATATATACAAAAAGAAAATAATATTCACACTAATAAAGAAAATTTAATGAGTTTATTTTTTAATCATGATGCGGCATATTATATAGATGATGTAAAAAGCATTATGAATAAAGTATATCATAAGAGAAATAAAAACGGATATAATAATTTTGATAATAAAAGCGAAGAGATAAAAACATTTTTCTATAATATTTTTAAAAGTCCAGTTTCAGTTACAACTCTTCAGTCTATAATGGAATGCTCTGCAAAGTTTTTTTATTCGAGTTTATATCAAAAAGATTCTGTTGAGGCTAAAGTTCAGGGAATAAATCGTGCTGATAAAGGTATTACTTATCATAGATTTTTTCAGAAGTTTTATGAAGATGTTAAAGGCAAATCAGCTATTTTTGACTGCTCGCTTAAAGAAGAAGAGTTTAATACTTACTGCAATATAGCTGATGAAGTAGTAGAAGAGCATATTAATAAAATGATAGAATCATACTCAAAAAAAGATTTGGAGGAGAGGTATTTTATTGAGTATCAGTTAGATCAAAATATTATAAAAAAGGAAGCATTAAATGTTATGCATGCCTTTATAAGAAAAGAAATTATTACAAATAAAGTTAAAGATATGAACGAGGGTTATCATTATATACCTTTTGATTTTGAAAGGAGAATAGGATTTGATGAAAAAGAATCTGTAATATATAAAAAAGGTGATTTCACATTAAAGATAAGAGGTGTAATAGACAGAATAGATTTCAGCTATAAAGATGATAAATATAAAAATATAAATGGTGTTAGGATAGCGGATTATAAAGGAAGCCCTAGAACAGAAAAAAAAGAGAAAAAAGAAAAAACAAATATAGAAATTATAAAAGAAACAATACTTACATATCTTCAGCCTATACTTTATTTGAAATTAATTTTAAGCGAATATATAAAAAATAATGTAGCAGAAAAAATAGAACACTGTGAAGTGGTATTTACTATATACAGAGAAAAAGATGTTATAGATGAGAATACTGAAATAAATGAAGTATATAATGACAGGGATTTTTTACTTTCAGTATGCGGATATATAGAAAGCGAATATAATTTGAATGATTATTTTGATGAAGTATTTGAAGATATTTTAAATGGAAAACTTAAATATAGTCCAAGTATAAGTAACTGCGATGGCTGTTATAATGCACCTTACTGCGAACATGTATATCAAAAAGAAGAGTAAATAATATTTTTAACTCTCTAAAGTTTTTAATAATTCTTCTTCGATTATACGCATATAACTTGCAAAATCTTTTATACTTTCAAAATTATTATTTTTTGCTGAGGGAATTTTTAAGGCGTATTTATATATTTTACAATTAATGTTACTGTATTTATTGTTTAAATTTCCTATATAATCATAATCTTTATAATTATTATTTTCAGTAGGATAAATAAAACCAGCCTTTTTAGCATTAAGTGTATAAGCGTATGATACTATTTGATGTTTGTCATTTCTATCTATATTTTCACTGATGTAATTATCAAGCCTTTTATATTTGGCATCAAGCACTATATTATTATTT from Brachyspira murdochii DSM 12563 encodes the following:
- a CDS encoding PD-(D/E)XK nuclease family protein — translated: MLELILFPNYKAKNNYLKDKFKKYTMDISNYQILHRYYKDNKEKFFISYRIDNQKQYIDESIAIINIHNILNEYKYNNKNSVIAKQNITYELAYTLYKLIEEITLAKFYGFDLNKYKELKEINTVIRHYKEYNKQNDLLDEFDIFELFIEAIKNRELDYLNEYNSIIIYGFEKIPPLHLIFLESLKKYYNINVKVELPYDMKKYFYDYRSFYQGIDNFDISTNSDFSKSLIDKTNLTKYKERIKFIAGFGAKQEVDTAVDEIIKLIKNGTPLYDIGIIFSDIQKYSDIVSRRLKECSIKFNERRANFVWKVPIIPVLTSIFSILDKYNGELNIDALIKVLSSSYMKNLDGLNPYNIRDLIYSYDKYDKYNSVEIYSKMAFNDFKDKIARKFNNNNTSKTIIEFIDLLNILVSKKTYKEIGLAYINILKFLKIGSMSYDDEYEKEYYNRDNEALAIFIDLVLTISYTEEIETIENESISHFDFQTALNVLLRDKSLMDNDDKEISLTVSNLYDARGLRFKHLFILGMNNDFINRRPNVFFISEKLRESINKDLKKHAFNTQHYLSDISYALFLNILSYCYEETHVYFSFRLKDDNGNLEVPFYYLEDLYNEMYHNDFKFDNLKENGLIYRKEYIQKENNIHTNKENLMSLFFNHDAAYYIDDVKSIMNKVYHKRNKNGYNNFDNKSEEIKTFFYNIFKSPVSVTTLQSIMECSAKFFYSSLYQKDSVEAKVQGINRADKGITYHRFFQKFYEDVKGKSAIFDCSLKEEEFNTYCNIADEVVEEHINKMIESYSKKDLEERYFIEYQLDQNIIKKEALNVMHAFIRKEIITNKVKDMNEGYHYIPFDFERRIGFDEKESVIYKKGDFTLKIRGVIDRIDFSYKDDKYKNINGVRIADYKGSPRTEKKEKKEKTNIEIIKETILTYLQPILYLKLILSEYIKNNVAEKIEHCEVVFTIYREKDVIDENTEINEVYNDRDFLLSVCGYIESEYNLNDYFDEVFEDILNGKLKYSPSISNCDGCYNAPYCEHVYQKEE